Below is a window of Agathobacter rectalis ATCC 33656 DNA.
CACACTGCCGGGCAGATTGACTATAAGTGTGTTTTTCCTGATAACTGAAGCTCCTCTGCCAAGCATGGCTTTAGGTGTAAGACTCATGCTGTACGCTCTCAGTGCCTCAGCGATACCCGGTGCATTACGCTCTGCAACATCCATTGTAGCTTCCGGTGTGATATCTCTCGGTGAAAAACCGGTACCTCCGGTTGTAAGCACCAGATTGCATTTCACATCATCACACAGCCTGACAAGCTCGTCTGCAATCTGCTCCCTCTCATCCGGTATGATTTTATATGAAACCACATCATACTTATCTTTGGGAAGCAGTTCCTTTATTTTCGGACCGCTTTTATCCTCTCTTTGGCCCGTTGCGCCTTTATCGCTTATCGTTATAATCCCTACAGTATACATTACATCACCCTGTTATCCTTGATTAATTGTGTATTTTTAACTTCTCAGCATTTTAAATGAGCTGTAATCGTTGCCGGTCAAATTGTTAATTGTGAACAGCAACGTAATGCCCGCTCTTGCCACCGGATTTTTCCAGCAGATGTATCTGCCCGATTTCCATGCCACGGTCCAGTGCCTTACACATATCATATATGGTAAGAAGCGCCACACTGACCCCTGTCATGGCCTCCATCTCTACACCGGTTTTGCCAACACAGGCTGTCGTGCAGATTGCCGTGATACTGCTGTTTTTTTCATCCAGCTCAAACTCAACATCACACTTTGTCATGGCAATAGCATGACAGAGCGGAATGAGCATGGAATTGTTCTTTGCGCCCATGATTCCCGCAATCCTCGCTACTGCCAGCACATCTCCCTTTTTAGCTGTGCCCGTAGATACCGCCTTGTATACGGCGTCATTTACCTTTATCGTGCCACAGGCTTTCGCCACGCGGTATGTGTCATCCTTTGCATGCACATCCACCATGTGAGCTTCCCCTGCCTCATTAAAATGTGTGAGCTTTCCTTTATTTTGTTCCTGATTATTGATATCTAATTCGTTTTCCTGCGTCAATCTATTTATCCTCACTGTAACTATTCAGAACCACTGAAAACACCTTAATAGTTACCCTCATTTATTATTTAATAAATCTTTACGCCGTGCTCAAATGCCGATGCCGCCTCAAGCACACTGCCTGCTATACTCCTTGCCTTGTCAGAGATTGTAAAGCAATTTGTTATCTCACTCTCGCGCGGGTCGATATCCGCTATCTTGAAGCCTTTCCTGAAATAATAACCCTCACGGATAAGGCCTCGTATGATGCCTGTAATTGTAGCATTCACAGGGACATATTCAGACAATGCATTGTCATAGCTTTCTTTATCCGGATATATCCGCGCTATCTCATCGCCCTTTTGCACGATGTCTCCGATTTTTCTGACGTCATGAATATATCCTGCCGCCGGAGCGTGAATCACACGCTCACTTGTGAAGCCGGCGATATTTCCCGGAACACCTGTGTTGGGCTGTGCCATGCCATCGGTAATGATGCGCGCCAGATTGTGCCCACGCATGGACTCAATCACCAGATGCACGTCTTGCCCTGCCGTAAAGCCCGGGCCTACTCCTATCACAAGCGGGGCCATATTGATTGTGGTACCCAGATTTTTCTTTGCTATTATGGCATCTACCACAGCATCCGGCTTCAAAAGTTCAATTGACTCACCCTTTGGATCTATAAGAAGCGGGACCTCTCCGGCTTCAAGCACAGCTTCGATGGCTGAACTATCCCACTTTTCTGATGCAATATGAGCTGCCGGTGTGTCACTTATCCCTGAATATGTCTCTGCATCAGCCAAGGCAGGAACAAGTCTGGCTGTCACACCCTCTACAGCTGCGCTCCCATCATACACTGCTTCACAAAAGGACACCTGGCGCCGTATGGCAGCCGGATAGTCTGTCTCAAGCGCTATCACCCTATGCCCTGCCCGGTGCAGTCTGTGGATGATGCCGGTCGCAAGGTCTCCTGCACCGCGGCATATGATTAACAAATTTTTCTTTATTATCTGATTATTGCTCTGATTCATGCTCATCTGATTAATTACCCTGTTACCTTATTATTTCCATATTTGCAACTATTCAGAACCACCAACGCTCATTCGCAAAAACGCACGATATTCGTCCTTCAAACCCGCTATCGCGCAGCTTTCTGACATAGACCTGCCGCAGCGTATCTATAACCGAATCATCAACCACTGCATCCTCTGCCGTTCCAAGCTCCTTTTGCATAAGCTCATATCGAAATACAACGTCCTTACATGACCTGCCCTTTTCCCATGTGCCAAGCACTATGATAACATCTGTGGTACCCGGATATATGACCGGCTCATCCGCTGCCGGATATTTGAGGGAATGGTGCTTTGCCCCATCTGCTTCGATTATAACATAATCTAACGCCTGTGGCATGTCTTTAATCAGTTTATCGAGCAAATCATACGGCAGTCCGCACATTTTTGGCTTTGACTGCTCTGATATTTTCTGTTCAGATATTTTCTGCCCCGCCATACAATATCCATCTTTTATTATTTTATCCCTTAACGCAAAAAAATCGCAGGATAGGTCAGTGTCAGCTTCGACATACATGTGCGTTGTCGTTGTGACAAGCACACCTTTTCCACTCCTGTGATATTCCCTTGCAAGCTTATGAACGAGTGTGGTCTTGCCACCTGCGCCCACTATTGAAATCACTTTTTCCATATATTTCCATACTTTCCCACAAACAATAAAGCCGCCGGTGTACTTAATGCACCGGACGGCTTCAAAATCCTAAGCGTTAGTCATCCACACGCTTCACATCGTCTTTCTCGTCCATATCCCACATATATGGCGCGTTCTTTGACTTCTTCGGCAAAATAATATTGAGAAGAATAGCGCAAAGTGAGCAAGGCACGATACCTGAACCGCCAAATATAAGCTGTACATAGTATGGCAGATGTGATGTAGCACCGGTTGTAGCGCCAAGTCCGTAGCCTAAACCGATTGCTACTGAGATAATTGTAATCTCACGGCTGCCGATTGGCTCCTTTGTGATGAGCTCAATTCCCGAAATCAGGATAGAGGCAAACATCATAACAGCAGCTCCGCCGAGCACTGACTGAGGCATGATTGACATGAGAGCTCCAATCTTTGGGCAGAAGCCGCAAATAACGAGGAATATAGCTCCCATTGAAATAGCAAATCTATTGACAACCTTTGTCATTGAAACAAGACCTACATTCTGTGAGAATGAGGTATTTGGCAGTACTCCGAAAAGCGCTGCAAATGATGAACCAAGACCATCACAGATAACACCGCCTGAAAGCTCTGAATCTGTAGCCTCTCTGTCCATTCCACCCTCCACACAGGCTGAAATATCGCCAACTGTCTCGATTGCAGTAACGATAAACATGATACCGATTGGGATGATTGCATTGGCATGGAAGGAAATTCCCACATCTGACAACTTTCCAAAACCTATAAAGCTTGGAACTGCTATCCATGCCGCATTTTTAACCTCATCAAAGTTTACAACCCATGAGTATGTGTATTTAACACCGTCAGCGGTCACACCTGTGTGTGACATGGTAAGTGTCATAATGATTGCTACAACATATCCTGCCAGGATACCAAAAAGGATGGCAGATGATGAAAAAATACTGCGCGATGGTGCAAAATGCTTAAGAAGCACGATTACTATAAGTACAACCATTCCAATAAAAAGGTTTGGCAGTGAGCCGTAATCATTTTTGCCTGTTCCACCACAGAAGTAGTTGATTCCCACTCCAAGGAGTGAAAGTCCGATTGCTATAACAACTGAGCCTGTAACGATTGCCGGGAAAAACTTGCGCAAAGGCTTTAAGAAGGCTCCGAGTATGCCCTCGAAGATACCTCCTACAAGGCAGGCTCCCATAATAGCTCCATATGCTATAACTCCGCCGCCACACGCTGCAACTGTATTATTTAATACTCCAAGAAAGCCCGAAGAGGTTCCCATAACGATAGGTACCTTTCCTCCGACAGGTCCGATGGAAAACATCTGTACTAATGTTACAATACCTGCGATAATCATTGCATTCTGTAAGAGAGCTGTTCTAAGCTCC
It encodes the following:
- a CDS encoding MogA/MoaB family molybdenum cofactor biosynthesis protein yields the protein MYTVGIITISDKGATGQREDKSGPKIKELLPKDKYDVVSYKIIPDEREQIADELVRLCDDVKCNLVLTTGGTGFSPRDITPEATMDVAERNAPGIAEALRAYSMSLTPKAMLGRGASVIRKNTLIVNLPGSVKAVSESMDFLMGNIEHGLDILLQYDSECGR
- the moaC gene encoding cyclic pyranopterin monophosphate synthase MoaC, with the translated sequence MVDVHAKDDTYRVAKACGTIKVNDAVYKAVSTGTAKKGDVLAVARIAGIMGAKNNSMLIPLCHAIAMTKCDVEFELDEKNSSITAICTTACVGKTGVEMEAMTGVSVALLTIYDMCKALDRGMEIGQIHLLEKSGGKSGHYVAVHN
- the yqeB gene encoding selenium-dependent molybdenum cofactor biosynthesis protein YqeB — protein: MSMNQSNNQIIKKNLLIICRGAGDLATGIIHRLHRAGHRVIALETDYPAAIRRQVSFCEAVYDGSAAVEGVTARLVPALADAETYSGISDTPAAHIASEKWDSSAIEAVLEAGEVPLLIDPKGESIELLKPDAVVDAIIAKKNLGTTINMAPLVIGVGPGFTAGQDVHLVIESMRGHNLARIITDGMAQPNTGVPGNIAGFTSERVIHAPAAGYIHDVRKIGDIVQKGDEIARIYPDKESYDNALSEYVPVNATITGIIRGLIREGYYFRKGFKIADIDPRESEITNCFTISDKARSIAGSVLEAASAFEHGVKIY
- the yqeC gene encoding selenium cofactor biosynthesis protein YqeC: MEKVISIVGAGGKTTLVHKLAREYHRSGKGVLVTTTTHMYVEADTDLSCDFFALRDKIIKDGYCMAGQKISEQKISEQSKPKMCGLPYDLLDKLIKDMPQALDYVIIEADGAKHHSLKYPAADEPVIYPGTTDVIIVLGTWEKGRSCKDVVFRYELMQKELGTAEDAVVDDSVIDTLRQVYVRKLRDSGFEGRISCVFANERWWF
- a CDS encoding uracil-xanthine permease family protein codes for the protein MKKTTNSSPYQFEGRIPLSQAIPLGLQHVMAMFIGNLTPLIIVMGACGLTADAGFAELRTALLQNAMIIAGIVTLVQMFSIGPVGGKVPIVMGTSSGFLGVLNNTVAACGGGVIAYGAIMGACLVGGIFEGILGAFLKPLRKFFPAIVTGSVVIAIGLSLLGVGINYFCGGTGKNDYGSLPNLFIGMVVLIVIVLLKHFAPSRSIFSSSAILFGILAGYVVAIIMTLTMSHTGVTADGVKYTYSWVVNFDEVKNAAWIAVPSFIGFGKLSDVGISFHANAIIPIGIMFIVTAIETVGDISACVEGGMDREATDSELSGGVICDGLGSSFAALFGVLPNTSFSQNVGLVSMTKVVNRFAISMGAIFLVICGFCPKIGALMSIMPQSVLGGAAVMMFASILISGIELITKEPIGSREITIISVAIGLGYGLGATTGATSHLPYYVQLIFGGSGIVPCSLCAILLNIILPKKSKNAPYMWDMDEKDDVKRVDD